The Streptomyces sp. NBC_00306 sequence CGCCGCGTACTCCCTGCAGCGCCTCGGCCGCGACCACATCGACATCTACCGGATCGCCCGCATCGACCCCGGCGTCCCGATCGAGGAGACCGTCGGCGCCATCGCCGAACTGATCGAGGCGGGCCATGTGCGACACGTGGGCTTGTCCGAGGTGGGCGCGGACACCATCCGGCGGGCCGCGTCGGTGGCCCCGATCGCGGATCTCCAGATCGAGTACTCCCTGATCTCGCGCGGCATCGAGGACGAGATCCTGCCGACGACGCGCGAGCTGGGCATCGGCATCACCGCGTACGGCGTGCTCTCCCGCGGGCTGATCAGCGGCCACTTCTCGCACGACCGCGAACTGGCGCCCGGCGACTTCCGCGGCATGAGCCCGCGCTTCCAGGGCGAGAACCTGCGCCACAATCTCGACCTCGTCGAGCAGTTGCGGAAGATCGCCGAGCAGAAGGGCATCACCGTCGCGCAGACCGCGATCGCCTGGGTGCTCTCCCGCGGTGAGGACATCGTGCCGCTGGTCGGCGCCCGGCGCCGGGACCGGCTCACCGAGGCCCTCGGCGCGCTCGACGTCACGCTCGACGCCGGTGAGCTCGCGGCCATCGAGGAAGCCGTCCCGGCGGGAGCGGCCGCCGGCGCGCGCTACCCCGAGGCGCAGATGGCCCACCTGGACAGCGAGCACTGAATCCGGTGCAGGCGAACCGGCCGGGTACCGTCGACACCATGCCGACCAGCGAGACCCTGACGACCGAGCGCATCCTGGAAGCCACCGAGGATGTGCTGCGCCGCTACGGCCCGGCGAAGGCCACGGTCGTCGACGTCGCGCGGCTGCTGGGCGTGAGCCACGGCAGCGTGTACCGCCACTTCCGAACGAAGGCGGCGCTGCGGGAGGCCGTGACGGCGCGCTGGCTCGGCCGTACCGAGGACCTGCTCGCGGAGATCACCGAGGCCCCCGCGGCGTCGGCCGGGGAGAAGCTGCGGCACTGGCTGTCGGCACTCTTCGAGGCCAAACGCCACAAGGCCGGCGACGATCCCGAACTCTTCGCCACCTACAGCGCGCTGATCACCGAGACCAGCGACACGGTGGACCGGCATCTGGCGCTGCTGACCGGCCAGCTCACCCGCATCGTCGAAGAGGGCGTGACGGCGGGCGAGTTCAGGGCCGAGTCGCCCGCGTCCGCGGCGCAGGCGGTGTTCGTCGCGACGGCCCGCTTCCACGACCCCGTGCACGCGCCGGAGTGGCGCAGGCCGGCCATCGAGGACGAATTCCGTGCGGTGTGCGACCTGTTGCTGCGGGGACTGCGTCCCTGAGACCGGTGGAGGTCAGGCCGGACGCGCTCCGGCCGACGGGTCGACGGTCGCCTGATGGACCTCGGCGAGGTGCTCCTCGGCCTTGAGCCAGGGCAGGAACTGCGCACCCTTGCGCCAGCCGCAGGTGTCACAGGTGAGCATCCGCTGCATGCCCGATTTCGCTACATGCACGACGTGTTCGCGGCCGTGCTGGTCCCATCTGCTGACCTTGCTGGTGGTCGTGGACGGCATGGTGTCTTCTCCCGGGTGACGAGTGCGCCCCAGTGTGCAGTACGGACAACATCAACAGGGGACCCTTGTCGCTCTGTTGCCCCGCACGTCGACAACCAGGCGCCCGGCAGCCACCTTTCGGCCGGTCGGAGCCGTACGGACACGGCCGTGCCCGCGCGCGGAAGGAGTCCACGCACACACGCGAAGGCCGGCCGGGCTGTATGCCCGGCCGGCCTTCGGCGATCGGATGGGTACGTCAGCAGCCGAGGAGCCGGGCGCCGAGGTAGGACTGGATCTGGTCGAGGGAGACACGTTCCTGCGTCATGGTGTCGCGCTCGCGCACGGTTACCGCGTTGTCGTCGAGGGTGTCGAAGTCGACGGTGACGCAGAACGGCGTGCCGATCTCGTCCTGACGGCGGTAGCGGCGGCCGATGGCGCCGGCGTCGTCGA is a genomic window containing:
- a CDS encoding aldo/keto reductase; this translates as MAPTPRPLGTTGPLVSPLGLGCMGMSALYGEADRAESIATVHAALDAGVTLLDTGDFYGMGHNELLVNEALRSAPSAAREKALVSVKFGALRDADGGWSGVDGRPAAVKNFAAYSLQRLGRDHIDIYRIARIDPGVPIEETVGAIAELIEAGHVRHVGLSEVGADTIRRAASVAPIADLQIEYSLISRGIEDEILPTTRELGIGITAYGVLSRGLISGHFSHDRELAPGDFRGMSPRFQGENLRHNLDLVEQLRKIAEQKGITVAQTAIAWVLSRGEDIVPLVGARRRDRLTEALGALDVTLDAGELAAIEEAVPAGAAAGARYPEAQMAHLDSEH
- a CDS encoding TetR family transcriptional regulator, producing MPTSETLTTERILEATEDVLRRYGPAKATVVDVARLLGVSHGSVYRHFRTKAALREAVTARWLGRTEDLLAEITEAPAASAGEKLRHWLSALFEAKRHKAGDDPELFATYSALITETSDTVDRHLALLTGQLTRIVEEGVTAGEFRAESPASAAQAVFVATARFHDPVHAPEWRRPAIEDEFRAVCDLLLRGLRP